Proteins from a genomic interval of Coccinella septempunctata chromosome 2, icCocSept1.1, whole genome shotgun sequence:
- the LOC123306404 gene encoding E3 ubiquitin-protein ligase bre1-like — MPRATRSRRRRSQLSGLAGFLNFLEFGFPFDLPTDLTDSPPARRRRANTKKTTSEAPQIPQNINNSVIVLDDSDDECLSTVVSRSRTINENACSKVDSFFKSSGLLSDDEDDVLPSSTTTSNDAYRNSAPSKPCSSLIEESIAKSAGNENVIDADGEVNELSTMEDIKNYCKETEDILKNANAILEKFTGSKTQETQEVVKNKELVNKENESKDKGLGECPICYESFSEKQVVTTKCGHLFCKICIERVATTVKKCPTCRKAVNKKNIIPIYI, encoded by the coding sequence ATGCCAAGAGCTACTAGGAGTAGAAGAAGAAGGTCTCAATTATCAGGACTGGCTGGATTTCTTAACTTTCTTGAATTTGGATTTCCTTTTGACTTACCTACTGATTTAACCGACAGTCCACCAGCTAGGAGGAGAAGGGCTAACACAAAAAAAACCACTTCTGAGGCCCCCCAGATCCCCCAGAATATCAATAATAGTGTTATTGTTTTGGATGATTCAGATGATGAATGTCTATCAACAGTAGTCTCTAGATCTAGGACAATCAATGAGAATGCATGCAGTAAAGTAGACAGTTTTTTCAAGTCCAGTGGTTTATTGTCTGATGATGAAGATGATGTATTACCAAGTTCTACCACTACCAGCAATGATGCTTATAGAAATTCTGCTCCAAGTAAACCTTGTTCATCGCTAATTGAAGAATCAATTGCCAAGTCTGCTGGTAATGAGAATGTCATAGATGCGGATGGAGAGGTTAACGAATTAAGCACCATGgaagatataaaaaattattgtaaAGAAACAGAAGATATCCTCAAAAATGCAAATGCTATTCTTGAAAAGTTTACTGGAAGCAAGACTCAGGAAACGCAAGAGGTGGTAAAAAATAAGGAACTCGTTAATAAAGAAAATGAGAGTAAGGACAAAGGATTGGGTGAATGTCCAATTTGTTATGAAAGCTTTTCTGAGAAACAAGTTGTGACAACTAAATGTGGCCATCTATTTTGTAAAATTTGTATTGAAAGAGTTGCAACAACAGTTAAGAAATGTCCCACTTGCAGGAAAGCAGtgaataagaagaatataataccTATATATATTTGA
- the LOC123306403 gene encoding GDP-fucose protein O-fucosyltransferase 2 — protein sequence MNEYIIVLYFFIFLIQNTVAYREYEIDQEVCFKEEGSFHNDCSQIENNNERYIFYDVNPSEGFNLRRDVYRRFAVLARHLANSNNPKLKNFKLVLPPWSHLYHWTYSDEAELIPWGYYFDVSSLKAFAPVIEMYEFFQEQHKPGKHLTIIDEVYVMKNWDEMMRSGNFINKLEVLKCDQKEPISYFYYTNVTSNNVKCMRFHGPSTLLTEILAASSAKTILFAHAEVALHPTFGDSLYWTARRSLRYNKEMKAVANAFRERHLSSTNEADNIHLADNWQDDKPRRNATGGPYLAVHMRRRDFFFGRPRELPTIEFVAKQISMNLQKLGLSVVFLATDAPPSDVEALKYYLPKNVILVKFTPETRFVEHYKDGGTAIIDQLLCAHARYFIGTGESTFTFRIFEEREILGFPQEATFNILCANENNCKKPTVWKIVY from the exons ATGAATGAATATATCATTGTActctatttttttatttttctcattcaaAATACAGTTGCTTACAGAGAATATGAAATAGATCAAGAGGTTTGTTTCAAAGAGGAAGGTTCCTTTCATAACGATTGCTCtcaaatagaaaataataaCGAAAG gtatattttttatgatgTCAATCCCTCAGAGGGATTCAATTTGAGGAGAGATGTGTACAGGAGGTTTGCGGTACTGGCAAGGCACTTGGCCAACTCCaataatccaaaactgaaaaatttcaagttgGTTTTACCGCCATGGTCCCATTTGTATCACTGGACTTATTCAGATGAGGCAGAATTAATACCATGGGGATATTATTTCGATGTATCCAGCCTGAAAGCATTTGCTCCAGTAATAGAAatgtatgaattttttcaag AACAACATAAACCTGGTAAACATTTGACCATAATTGATGAAGTTTATGTGATGAAAAATTGGGATGAAATGATGAGATCTGGTAACTTTATAAACAAATTGGAAGTTTTAAAATGCGATCAAAAAGAGCCAATTTCTTATTTTTACTATACAAATGTTACCTCCAATAATGTTAAATGCATGAGATTTCATGGTCCTTCAACACTTTTGACTGAAATTCTTGCAGCATCTTCAGCAAA AACTATTCTCTTTGCACATGCTGAAGTCGCTCTTCATCCAACTTTTGGAGATTCACTTTATTGGACTGCTAGAAGAAGCTTAAGATACAATAAGGAAATGAAAGCTGTTGCTAATGCCTTTAGAGAAAGACATTTATCGTCTACAAATGAAGCAGATAACATTCATTTAGCTGATAATTGGCAAGATGATAAG CCTAGAAGAAACGCTACAGGAGGACCATATTTAGCAGTCCATATGAGAAGAagggattttttttttgggcgtCCTAGAGAGTTGCCCACAATAGAGTTCGTAGCCAAGCAAATTTCAATGAATCTCCAAAAGCTTGGCTTGTCAGTAGTGTTCCTAGCTACAGATGCTCCACCATCAG ATGTGGAAGCTTTAAAATACTATCTACCCAAAAACGTAATTCTTGTGAAGTTTACTCCAGAAACAAGATTTGTTGAGCACTATAAAGATGGTGGCACCGCCATCATAGACCAATTACTTTGCGCTCATGCTAGATACTTTATAGGTACAGGGGAAAGTACATTCACCTTCAGAATTTTTGAGGAGAGGGAAATATTAGGTTTTCCACAAGAGGCTACATTCAACATATTATGTGCCAATGAAAATAACTGTAAAAAACCTACAGTTTGGAAAATCGTGTATTAA
- the LOC123306402 gene encoding piggyBac transposable element-derived protein 4-like, whose protein sequence is MSRRGLTKVESEEEMDKIFAEMNSDDSVDDTVFVTSDIEENSDIELEFESHDEELFDNEPLANTSNDPCNLDWSRNIQLQPRISFSGNEGFQNESINDKSTPADIFFRFIDDNVLRIMVVETNRYAHQLLQSRVTTRKHQLARWKDVDKNEMKRFLGVVLFMGIVNLPKIECYWKQDILYYHPLLHKINMSYNRFSLILRCWHFTDNSVPRENNDRLYKISPLIEAIVSNIQSLYMPGQVVAIDESMILFRGRLQYNPGKAHKYGVKLYKLCSPEGFVWNLKIYCGKDQTMENLDKPGSVVVSLGKKLLNEGRVFITDNWYTSIPLAMYLKSHGTDLCGTLRRNKKYLPKEVINSKLNKGELFGMQADGITVLKWRDKRDVLMLSTYQGSEMIDVPNKQGSVVKSKPKIIVEYNKGKQGIDISDQMTSYYSVLRKSLIWYKKVALEVICGYVVTNSCIMYNESHPNKTLRQLEFLEQLVRHILDTENVPTPSRQTGTSQEHFLEEIPRRTNGMIRRKRCHYCYIRNKNDRDSEFASKRTKQVSTECNACEKAFCLQCFKENH, encoded by the coding sequence ATGTCGAGGAGAGGTTTGACAAAGGTAGAATCAGAGGAAGAAATGGACAAAATTTTCGCTGAAATGAATAGTGACGATAGTGTAGACGATACCGTCTTTGTGACTTCTGATATCGAGGAAAATTCGGATATTGAACTCGAATTCGAATCTCATGATGAAGAATTATTTGACAATGAACCACTCGCTAATACAAGCAATGATCCGTGTAACCTAGATTGGTCCCGTAATATTCAACTTCAGCCAAGGATTTCTTTCAGCGGCAATGAAGGCTTCCAAAATGAATCTATAAACGATAAATCCACCCCGGCAGATATATTTTTCCGTTTCATTGATGACAATGTTTTGAGAATCATGGTCGTGGAAACGAATAGGTATGCACATCAGTTGTTACAATCTAGAGTAACAACTCGTAAACATCAATTGGCAAGATGGAAAGACGTAGACAAAAATGAGATGAAAAGATTTTTGGGTGTAGTTTTATTTATGGGCATTGTGAATTTGCCGAAAATAGAATGTTATTGGAAACAAGATATCCTTTACTATCATCCACTCTTGCATAAAATAAATATGAGTTATAATCGATTCTCCTTGATCCTAAGGTGCTGGCACTTCACAGATAATTCAGTGCCACGAGAAAATAATGATCGTCTCTACAAAATATCCCCTTTAATTGAGGCCATTGTATCAAACATTCAAAGTTTGTATATGCCTGGGCAAGTTGTTGCCATAGACGAGTCTATGATTCTTTTTCGAGGAAGGCTGCAGTACAACCCAGGAAAAGCTCATAAATATGGCGTGAAACTATACAAGCTCTGTTCACCTGAAGGATTCGTTTGGAATCTGAAGATATATTGTGGCAAAGATCAGACCATGGAAAATTTGGACAAACCAGGTTCTGTAGTTGTCAGTCTTGGAAAAAAATTGCTGAATGAAGGTCGTGTTTTTATTACTGACAACTGGTACACAAGTATACCCTTAGCAATGTACCTAAAATCTCATGGAACGGACTTATGTGGCACTCtccgaagaaataaaaaatatctaccAAAAGAAGTGATAAATTCCAAACTAAACAAAGGCGAATTATTTGGCATGCAGGCGGATGGCATTACAGTCTTGAAGTGGCGAGATAAAAGAGATGTGCTAATGTTGAGTACATATCAAGGAAGTGAAATGATAGATGTGCCAAATAAGCAAGGTTCAGTGGTAAAATCTAAGCCAAAAATTATTGTGGAATATAACAAAGGAAAACAAGGCATTGATATTTCTGATCAAATGACTAGTTATTATAGTGTCCTGAGAAAATCCCTCATTTGGTATAAGAAAGTAGCTCTGGAAGTAATTTGTGGATACGTTGTAACTAATAGTTGTATTATGTACAATGAAAGTCATCCTAACAAAACACTTCGTCAGCTCGAATTTTTAGAACAACTAGTGCGCCATATTCTGGATACAGAAAATGTTCCAACTCCTAGTCGGCAGACAGGAACTAGCCAGGAACATTTCTTAGAAGAGATACCTCGAAGAACGAATGGAATGATTAGGCGTAAAAGATGTCACTATTGCTACATTAGAAATAAAAATGATCGAGACTCAGAATTTGCATCCAAACGTACGAAGCAAGTGTCCACTGAATGCAATGCTTGTGAAAAAGCCTTTTGTCTCCAATGTTTCAAGGAGAATCATTGA
- the LOC123306401 gene encoding inner centromere protein-like, whose protein sequence is MEELTCDEFLESLIEEKFEYLEHNVFSFEKNCDVMLKEYEKFVKMLVRAQKTNNYGPISKYVETSSFKEILESNQQNSGSNVGKEHKSVNTVKVKKEKISISSDASVQSVRDDTENMPAPKMPAPKTKRVKKEKISNVTKIKVKQEIDSETENSEDTKRVTRSTTDRTSDVIIDNPEVPVIDLSDSFEKLEVAPVRNTRTKTKKKEEDMPIRSTRTRTKKTVDTKDDTEEASTSTRTTRTKTRTKRDRSESENENGMMETKRSKADSAEEEEPTANTSTHTEYEDAVSHLENKPDATFVFPSVKTPKEQQSMISRVMNETVVIEKPKTQQVVENNTNDLLTDDESIEEQEAASSKPKVKQVPNQVFSPYENSPVKKKVEAFEKFQKNENTATSSKMNTSRILKEIEENKGNVKEKAKGFIGNSSTNPCKINPSSASKIGKYIGQKSSMLNNSMSVSKSATPKSGHDFKERELRRLEKEKELKKKEMLKQAMTDERKRKYEEKVLRVQQQQKEALEREKEKALEQQRIKEERYKMVLQQKEEKQRLLKEENERKRLLAKQRAEEKKKEEEALRLAAQEKIESKRKIESESNSKPVDRAPIYMVQPTPPLPCLDCYDSDDERYTDRKQIPLWASKTQVRKQDYIQNAVGHKIKNTLFCCQSQNIDLRDVFQRIDPKKLKRTSSANWERPPRFTLLPSTMEEN, encoded by the exons ATGGAAGAATTAACATGTGacgaatttctggaatcactaaTTGAAGAAAAGTTTGAGTATTTGGAACATAATGTGTTCTCCTTTGAAAAGAATTGCGAT GTCATGCTTAAGGAATATGAGAAATTTGTTAAAATGTTGGTGCGGGCTCAGAAAACCAATAATTATGGAcccatttcaaaatatgttgagaCATCAAGCTTCAAAG aaattttagaGTCAAATCAACAAAACAGCGGCTCTAATGTAGGAAAAGAACATAAATCAGTGAATACAGTGAAAGTGAAAAAAGAAAAGATATCAATTTCTAGTGATGCTTCAGTTCAGTCTGTTAGAGATGATACTGAGAATATGCCAGCTCCTAAAATGCCTGCCCCAAAAACCAAACgtgtcaaaaaagaaaaaatttctaatGTAACAAAAATAAAAGTTAAACAAGAGATTGATTCAGAAACTGAAAATTCTGAGGATACAAAAAGGGTAACACGTTCAACGACAGATAGAACATCGGATGTCATAATAGATAATCCTGAAGTACCTGTGATTGATTTAAGCGATTCTTTTGAGAAACTAGAGGTTGCTCCAGTTAGGAACACAAGAACCAAAACTAAAAAGAAGGAAGAAGATATGCCAATTAGAAGCACAAGAACCAGAACAAAAAAAACTGTAGATACCAAAGATGATACAGAGGAAGCTTCAACTTCTACAAGAACAACAAGAACAAAGACAAGAACTAAAAGGGATAGATCGGAATCTGAGAATGAAAATGGTATGATGGAAACTAAAAGGTCAAAAGCAGATTCGGCAGAAGAGGAAGAGCCAACAGCTAACACATCTACACACACCGAATATGAAGATGCAGTTTCCCATTTGGAAAACAAACCTGATGCAACATTCGTTTTTCCATCGGTTAAGACTCCTAAAGAACAGCAGAGTATGATCTCTAGAGTGATGAATGAAACTGTTGTcattgaaaaaccaaaaaccCAGCAGGTtgtagagaataacaccaatgACTTGTTAACTGATGATGAAAGTATAGAAGAACAAGAGGCGGCTTCTTCAAAGCCAAAAGTCAAACAGGTACCTAACCAAGTGTTCAGCCCATACGAGAACAGCCCAGTGAAGAAGAAGGTTGAAGCTTTTGAGAAGttccagaaaaatgaaaatacagCAACGAGTTCGAAAATGAACACCAGTagaattttgaaagaaata GAGGAAAATAAAGGAAACGTTAAAGAAAAAGCTAAAGGTTTTATTGGCAATAGTTCTACAAATCCATGCAAAATCAACCCTTCAAGTGCTTCAAAAATAGGGAAATACATTGGCCAGAAAAGTTCTATGTTAAATAATAGTATGTCCGTCAGTAAATCAGCAACCCCTAAGTCTGGACATGACTTCAAAGAAAGGGAACTTAGGCGGTTAGAGAAGGAGAAAGAACTCAAAAAGAAAGAAATGTTGAAACAGGCCATGACAGATGAAAGGAAGAGGAAATATGAGGAGAAAGTTTTGCGGGTGCAGCAACAACAAAAAGAAGCTTTGGAAAGGGAGAAAGAAAAAGCTTTAGAACAACAGAGAATTAAAGAAGAAAGATATAAAATGGTTCTGCAACAAAAGGAAGAAAAACAGAGATTACtaaaagaagaaaatgaaag GAAAAGGTTACTGGCAAAGCAGAGAGcagaagaaaaaaagaaagaggAAGAAGCACTAAGATTGGCTGCACAAGAGAAAATAGAATCAAAGAGGAAAATCGAAAGTGAAAGTAACTCCAAGCCTGTAGATCGAGCTCCAATATACATGGTGCAGCCTACACCACCTTTACCATGTTTAGATTGTTACGATTCAGATGATGAACGATACACTGACAGGAAGCAGATACCATTATGGGCTTCAA AAACTCAGGTTAGAAAACAGGATTATATCCAAAATGCTGTAGGGCACAAAATAAAGAACACTTTGTTCTGTTGCCAATCCCAGAATATAGATTTGCGAGATGTATTCCAGAGGATtgatcctaaaaaactgaagagAACTTCTAGTGCCAACTGGGAGAGACCTCCTAGGTTCACACTTTTACCTTCTACAATGGAAGAgaactga